The region TCACTAATGTGAACCAAACCTGTTTTTCCTTCACCTAAATCAATAAATGCTCCAAAATTTGTAATACCTGATATCTTACCAGAAATTTTTGTCCCTACTTCGATTGACATAAAAAAGTTGTTCCTCCTTAATATTTTAAAATCATTTTATAATCGTTTAATAATTCCCAAAAACTATTCATTTTTACCGCTCTTATCAATCTGATTTAGCTGGTGATTTTGCGGTTTTTCTTTAATTTGAGGGAGACTATAAACTAATTCATCCTCTTTAGTATAAAAATACTTTTGACGAGCGACTTTTAATAAATAATCCTCATCTTCCAATAGCTTCACATCATATTTTAAAGACGAAAGCTGTTGCTTTAAATTCGCATCCTCCTGCTTAGCCGCTACCTTCTCTTGCTTTAAATCACTGATATGTAGGTAACTTCTAATTATGTTGAAACCACTGGCTAAAAAAACAACTGTAATCACTGTAAAAAGAGCTGCCAAACGGCGACGCTTAAAAATCAATTCTTTTTTTTCACGATTATATTTCTTTAATTGTTCTTCTGTGTAATGATTTCCAATTGAGGAGACCTTGGCTTCATTGGAATTAGTTTGGCGTTTTACATTTTTTTCGACCATCTCTAAAACCTCGTTCCATTGATTTTGTATCATAGATATTATAGCAATAAGGCAAGGTATTGTCTAATCTAATTTTGCTAATTCTGACTCTCTTTTTTCACTGATAATCTCGTACATTTTATCAGCATCTTCTTTTTTAGTAGAATCCTTCAACTGAAGTACTTTTATTTCTAGCGTTTTATTTCCAAAAAGAATTTTAATGATGTCCCCAACTTTTAAACTAGTTGATGATTTGGCTAACTGACCGTTAATTTGAATACGGCCTTTGTCTGCTACTTCTTTAGCTACTGTTCGACGTTTTATAATCCTTGAAACCTTTAAAAATTTATCTAAACGCATCTTAACTCCACCTCACTATTATTTTTACGCTATTTCAATCTCACTTTTTTCCCTATTTTTAATATTTTTTTTCCTAAGGGAATGCTTAACCACTCACGTACCGTAAACATTTTTTGTAATAAAATTACTGTTACAAACGTGAATCCACCCACCATAACACCAAATAATGCTAGGAATAACATAGTACCACGATGACATGTTTGAGCGAAGAACACACTAACAAGCAATCTATAGATCCCTAAACTCACTACCATCATACCCAAAGCATACCCCAATTGCCATATAAAGCGTATATTAATCATTGTTTTTTTTAACCAATTGGGACTTTTATATACCAACCATATCAAACAACTTAATAATCCTAATAAACTACTAACACTTGCACCGATTGTGCCAAAATAATAAGTTAAGTGATGACTAGTCAGGACTTTTACTAACATACCTACTAGTAAGCCAATCAAAGGGGAGCGATAGCTGTTGCAACTTTGATAGATTGTTTGGAAAACTAAAATTAATGACATCAAAAATACTGTCCCCATTAAGACAATCAATGCCTCTTCTTCCGCATTATCACCAAATAAACTAACGTTAATATACGGTAGCAACATCATCAAACCAATACTTGCTGCACTGGCTATAACAAACATTGTTCTGATAAAAATACCAACAGTCTTTTGATATAACACTTGCTTATTTTCTACTCTTAATTTAGTTAATTTTGGCATAAAAGCTGTCGAATAGGCTACCCCAATCACCATACCAACTTGAATTAAGGGTTGCCCACGGTCATAAGCCCCTTTGATAACTTTAGCATCTAAGTTAGTGAGACCCTGGGCTACCAATTGGTTTTTTATGACAAATGAGTCAACTAATTGAAATAAAACTAGTAAGGCACTATAACCACAAATCAAACCGCCTTCTACTATAAAACGTCGCCAATATATTCTGGTTCCTTGCCAATCAAGTGTATGAGAGAAAAGGGAACTACCCCAAATAGTTTCACCCGCTTGTTTTTTTAAAATGATTAATGCACCTAGTCCACCAATAAACGAACCAGACATTGCCAATGTCCCCATCTGATAAATTGATAGGGACCGTTTGGTAAAAATATAAGCTGCAACTAAGATGATCCCAACTCTCATGACTTGTTCAACAACTTGTGAATATGCCGTTGGTGTTAATAGTAGTTGCCCCTGATAATAACCTCGATAACTTGTTAAAAATGGTGTAAGTAAGAAAACAATCGCTACTATCCCAATGATTGGAGCTAATTCTGGATCTCCCATCCAATTTGCTATCACTTTCTTCCCTAAAAAAGTCAAAAGAAAAGCGACTAGCGATAACCAAAAATACAAAGGAAAAATCAAAGTAACTATCTCTCTTTTTTTCTTATCAGAGTCTTGTTCTGCTACTAATTTCGAAATAAAAACTGGTAAACCAGATAAAGCTAAGGTCATGGCAATTCCATAAATCGGATACACTTGCTGATAAACATAAAACCCCTCATCCCCTACCAAATTTTGGAAAGGAACTCGATAGACAGCACTTAAGATTTTCACTAGTAAGGAACTGATTGCTAATAAAGCTGCTCCTTGGGTCAATTGTTTATGCGTAGCTGTTTTTTTCAACATATCCCCAAC is a window of Vagococcus intermedius DNA encoding:
- a CDS encoding putative polysaccharide biosynthesis protein, which translates into the protein MLKKTATHKQLTQGAALLAISSLLVKILSAVYRVPFQNLVGDEGFYVYQQVYPIYGIAMTLALSGLPVFISKLVAEQDSDKKKREIVTLIFPLYFWLSLVAFLLTFLGKKVIANWMGDPELAPIIGIVAIVFLLTPFLTSYRGYYQGQLLLTPTAYSQVVEQVMRVGIILVAAYIFTKRSLSIYQMGTLAMSGSFIGGLGALIILKKQAGETIWGSSLFSHTLDWQGTRIYWRRFIVEGGLICGYSALLVLFQLVDSFVIKNQLVAQGLTNLDAKVIKGAYDRGQPLIQVGMVIGVAYSTAFMPKLTKLRVENKQVLYQKTVGIFIRTMFVIASAASIGLMMLLPYINVSLFGDNAEEEALIVLMGTVFLMSLILVFQTIYQSCNSYRSPLIGLLVGMLVKVLTSHHLTYYFGTIGASVSSLLGLLSCLIWLVYKSPNWLKKTMINIRFIWQLGYALGMMVVSLGIYRLLVSVFFAQTCHRGTMLFLALFGVMVGGFTFVTVILLQKMFTVREWLSIPLGKKILKIGKKVRLK
- a CDS encoding RNA-binding S4 domain-containing protein is translated as MRLDKFLKVSRIIKRRTVAKEVADKGRIQINGQLAKSSTSLKVGDIIKILFGNKTLEIKVLQLKDSTKKEDADKMYEIISEKRESELAKLD
- a CDS encoding FtsB family cell division protein: MVEKNVKRQTNSNEAKVSSIGNHYTEEQLKKYNREKKELIFKRRRLAALFTVITVVFLASGFNIIRSYLHISDLKQEKVAAKQEDANLKQQLSSLKYDVKLLEDEDYLLKVARQKYFYTKEDELVYSLPQIKEKPQNHQLNQIDKSGKNE